A region of Leptospiraceae bacterium DNA encodes the following proteins:
- a CDS encoding pantoate--beta-alanine ligase, with translation MEILRTRQELRNYIKNQKRKGKTIGFVPTMGFLHEGHITLFKESVKKSDVSIASIFVNPTQFNNPEDFEKYPRNEEEDCKKAKEAGMDAVFIPTASEIYPEPKPQLEIRIPHLMKNLCATTRPGHFEGVLLVISILFHLVEPDFVFFGKKDFQQYLIIAEYARSLMFSLEVIPVDTVREEDGLAMSSRNARLSEQERKEAGLIPRAFKLARGQYLKGERNAKLFREIVSEVLLSSPLIKIDYLEVLDSKTLEPVEEVNGDSILALAAFAGSVRLIDNMFFRS, from the coding sequence ATGGAAATACTTCGAACCAGACAAGAATTACGAAACTATATAAAGAATCAGAAAAGAAAAGGAAAGACCATAGGTTTTGTGCCGACTATGGGCTTTTTACATGAAGGGCATATTACCCTATTTAAAGAATCTGTAAAAAAGTCGGACGTATCTATTGCATCTATCTTTGTAAATCCGACCCAATTTAATAATCCGGAAGATTTTGAAAAGTATCCCCGAAACGAAGAAGAAGACTGTAAAAAAGCGAAAGAAGCAGGTATGGATGCAGTCTTTATCCCCACAGCTTCTGAAATCTATCCGGAACCAAAGCCTCAGCTCGAAATTAGAATTCCTCACCTAATGAAAAACCTCTGTGCTACTACCAGGCCAGGACACTTCGAGGGGGTACTTCTGGTGATTTCCATTCTATTTCACCTTGTTGAACCCGATTTTGTTTTCTTCGGAAAGAAAGACTTTCAACAGTATTTAATTATAGCTGAATATGCACGAAGTCTTATGTTTTCATTAGAAGTTATCCCGGTAGATACAGTTCGGGAAGAAGATGGATTGGCTATGAGTTCAAGGAATGCAAGACTTTCCGAGCAGGAAAGAAAAGAAGCCGGTTTGATTCCAAGAGCTTTCAAACTTGCAAGAGGACAATATCTAAAAGGAGAAAGAAATGCAAAACTGTTCCGGGAAATTGTCTCTGAAGTTTTATTATCGTCTCCTCTTATAAAAATTGACTACTTAGAAGTTTTGGATTCCAAAACTCTAGAACCCGTTGAGGAAGTAAATGGAGATTCTATACTGGCTCTTGCAGCTTTCGCTGGCTCAGTCCGTCTCATAGATAATATGTTTTTTCGCTCATGA